From the genome of Penaeus monodon isolate SGIC_2016 chromosome 16, NSTDA_Pmon_1, whole genome shotgun sequence, one region includes:
- the LOC119583041 gene encoding diuretic hormone receptor-like encodes MLSRGHNLSSLCSVTWDRVTCWPFASPGTTVHLPCMRELNGVFYDQRDNVSRFCQSDGTWEPRSNYSACQPIVPSLHSTTDRIIMGGMRDVTLSENLATLHLLGYAVSVAVLGIGLFIFIRFKDLRCVRNTIHIHLMLTYLLLDTCWLLAATSQLSRLLMNLKHCNL; translated from the exons ATGCTGAGCCGAGGTCACAACCTTTCTTCACTGTGCTCTGTGACCTGGGACCGGGTCACGTGCTGGCCCTTCGCGTCCCCCGGCACTACCGTCCACCTGCCGTGCATGAGGGAGTTAAATGGCGTTTTTTATGACCAGAGAg ACAACGTGAGCCGTTTCTGCCAAAGTGACGGAACTTGGGAGCCCCGCAGTAACTACAGTGCCTGTCAGCCAATCGTCCCTTCCCTTCACAGCACGA CCGACAGAATCATAATGGGTGGAATGAGAGACGTCACCCTGTCGGAGAATTTAGCAACACTGCACCTACTAGGCTATGCTGTTTCTGTGGCTGTGCTGGGTATTggcctcttcatcttcatcaggTTCAA AGACCTGAGATGTGTCCGTAATACTATCCACATTCACCTGATGCTCACTTACTTACTGCTGGACACTTGCTGGCTCCTGGCCGCTACCTCCCAG CTTTCTCGCCTGCTGATGAACCTGAAACACTGCAACTTATGA